The DNA segment TGGTGCAGGACGGCGCCCGGCGTGAGACCTTCGAGGAAACCGGCTTGGTGGTGGAACTGCGCGACCTTGCCTTCATCGTGGAGTTCCAGGCGGTGACCTGGGGGCACCACCTGCAGTTCTTCTACACAGGGCGCGAGGTGGGCGGCAAACTGGAACCCCGCGACCCGGACCGCGACGTGCAGGAGGCGCGCTTCGTGCCCATCCGGCAGCTGCGCGAGTTCATTCGCTTCCGGCCGCGTCTGGTGGCCCTGGAAACGTGGCTGCGCGAGCGCCGGCCCCGGCACTTTGTCTTTAATCTGGACAAGGAACCGGCCATGCTGCGCAAGCGCCGCCGGGTGGGCGAGCCCTCGCCGGGCGCGGCGGCCCAGGAACCGGAACTGACG comes from the Deinococcus aquaedulcis genome and includes:
- a CDS encoding NUDIX hydrolase; this encodes MPEDQNKAAGAAGQRRRRRRRGAPQQARPGQVTTTTATPVPAAPSKRGQKRPLAEPRIGVGCIVLRGDEILLVRERGRWSLPKGGLEAGELVQDGARRETFEETGLVVELRDLAFIVEFQAVTWGHHLQFFYTGREVGGKLEPRDPDRDVQEARFVPIRQLREFIRFRPRLVALETWLRERRPRHFVFNLDKEPAMLRKRRRVGEPSPGAAAQEPELTGEPDL